The window TTATTATAATCTTATCGTGATGCCTGTGCTGATAATGTCCTACCATTATGATTTAACCATATGTTAACACACTTAACTTGGTGGTCACAGAACAAGTCCAGACCTTGAAGGATAATTTTTCTAAAAAATCAACTAAAACTTCATGTATGAAAACGGCACTGCTCCTGGTTGCTTTTCAGGATATTTTCTTCAAAAACAAAGGCAGCCATTACACGAAAGATGTTCAAAAGAGTGCCAAAGCTACCGAAAAGCTGCTGGAACATTTCCGGGAGCATAAGCTGCCAGTTATCCATGTCAAGCAAATGGGCAAACTCGATAACCTATCTGCTGAAAAGTTGCTTACCTATGAGCTGTTAGAGCCAAGAACAGATGATCAAACCCTGATTACTGGTGAAGTAAATGCCTTTGCTGATCAGAAACTGGAAGAATTATTAAAGGGTGTTGAGGCTACCCATTTGTTAGTGGCGGGATTAGCGGTAGAAAAATTTTTGGTAGCCACCCTCCAGGCTGCAAAATCCTTAAACTACAGCTGTACTGTAGTGCAAGATGCCTGTGCAGTCAGCAAACTAAAGTTAGGGGGTGAGAAGATAAAATCAGCAATGGCACACAAGGTGGTCATGGCAGTGCTGAATAGTTATGGTGTAGAAATAACGACTGCCAAGGACTATATAAAAGCGGAAGAAAAGCAAAAGAAAAAGCTTAAAAAGGAGATGGCTAGGCAGGAGGCAGCTTTTGAGGCTGCTAAGGCAGCCCTGGAAGCTGCCGAGGCTAATCTGAAGTTGCTCGAGTCTGGTTTAGAAAATAAATCAGCCCAAGTACAAAAGACTCCAAAAACAAAGAAGGGGGGCAAAAAGTCTAATGACATCGCTGGCACCAAGCCTGCGCCTGGCAAACCAGCTAAACGTAAGGCTAACACGAAAGCATCAGCCCCTGATGCTCCATCTAGTCAACCCAATACTGACGCGACGCTTGAGTGATGATGATAAGAGGCTTTATTGATCTGCATTGATCCTTAGTCCTTATTCGTCTATTTCTCTTAAGCCAGTGACCTGGCGGCGAAGGCCTTTTGTGTAACATGAGTCGTGAATATCTTATGCTAGGGTAGGATACCAAAAGGTAACCCATTGGTAACTGTCGTTATGCTTGAAAATGGTGTTGCTACTAAGGACTCGTAATTGATCTGGGGTTCCCTCTAAAGACTTTCTACCAATGTTGATGCAACAGGCACTGAACAGTCACTGCTGTGTTGGTGCTTTTTTGGAGGATATTTCTAATGCTTTTTTTACCAGTTCCACCGGATGAGCCTTCCTCTTTGTCAAAGCTTCAGTACTACTGGGAGGATGAGGAAGATGAGCAGGGCCAACTGTTTGACCTTTACGAGGAAGAAAGTAAAGTAGCCACGCTTTTTATTCCTGTGGAGTGTATTCGTACAGTGCAAATCCGTCTTGGCAGCACTGTACTGGATTTAAAGGACTGTAGTTCTTTTTTTTCTCATTATTTGCTTTTGGCCAGTAAGGAAGGCGGGCAGACATTGGGCTATATAAAGAAGAATACCTATAAACCTACTGAAGGCACCATAAGCCTACAGAAGCA of the Flammeovirgaceae bacterium 311 genome contains:
- a CDS encoding isochorismatase hydrolase (COG1335 Amidases related to nicotinamidase) produces the protein MKTALLLVAFQDIFFKNKGSHYTKDVQKSAKATEKLLEHFREHKLPVIHVKQMGKLDNLSAEKLLTYELLEPRTDDQTLITGEVNAFADQKLEELLKGVEATHLLVAGLAVEKFLVATLQAAKSLNYSCTVVQDACAVSKLKLGGEKIKSAMAHKVVMAVLNSYGVEITTAKDYIKAEEKQKKKLKKEMARQEAAFEAAKAALEAAEANLKLLESGLENKSAQVQKTPKTKKGGKKSNDIAGTKPAPGKPAKRKANTKASAPDAPSSQPNTDATLE